The sequence GAGGCTATGACAAAGGTAGGAGACAGCGGTGGGAGGGTGCAGGCCTTCATATTGATGTTTATAAACTGGCTATTTCGCGCAGCTGTCAATACAGAGTTCAACTAGTATCTGAATGCGGAGAGATACACATCACACACGCAACATCTGCGCAGAATCGCCCATCTAAATCGtgcctttttaaaatgaaaactaactTAGACTACAAGTTAACTACCGTCTGCAAAGTCTGAACCGATTCAGCTACTAAAAGATGTATAATTTAAGACATGCTGGGGTTTGTTTTGAGTTCAGGCACAGGCGGAGCGTAAAGATACAACCTGTTACGTTGTGTGAGTGAATGTCTACATTGTTAACTGCGTATATGTAGCCGATTTAAACCTAAACAACGCAGTCAAATTATAACCAATACGTATAATTCAGCAGCTTTTCGTTCTGGGTTCCTTGCTTTTTATTAATCCCCCACTTAATCTGTTTTTCTGTCAGATTGTCATTCGCCGTCTTCCGCCTAGTCTGACTAAGGAGCAGCTGGAGGagcagctgcagcccctgcCAGAGGTCGATTACCTGGAGTTTTTCGCCAATGACACCAGGTAGCAGCCAGAGCTGGGGAAGGCTCAGCTAGCAAAGCACACAGGGTCTTGTTTGTGTTGCATACATTAGTAGGAAAAGCAGAGAAGAAATGATTAGTTTGTTAATATCTTTGCATTGTTGACTTCTTTTTATGTGGCCAATTAAGAAGAAAGATGAAGCCTGGGGTTGGTTATCTGATTGTGGTGTGAAATTGAGTATAGCAGTATGTGTAGGTCTTTACtgtctttattttgtcttgccCTTCGCAGCTTGTACCCACACCTTTTCTCCAGAGCCTACATCAATTTCAAGAACCAGGAAGACATTGTTCTGTTCAGGGACCGCTTTGATGGATATGTCTTCATTGATAACAGAGGTACCCATGCACTGTTTTCATAATACGATGTAGTGAGAGTCAGCTTTCTTTTTCAAATAGTGCAATTGCAGATCTAATaggaaaaaacaataacatgtgCAATGGTTTTCTTTGAAACAGGTCAGGAGTACCCAGCCATTGTCGAGTTTGCGCCTTTTCAGAAGATTGCCAAAAAGAAGAGCAAGAAGAAAGATGCGAAAGCTGGGACCATTGAAGAAGGTAAAGGTTTCAAAGACACATTTCATTCCCAGATTTTACATCTGTTATTTCTGTCCATATACACAGAGCACTTTCAATTTGGTACCATTCAAAGCTCCATTTCACTGGAAACAgaatttcatatttcatattcaaTACAATAAATGGTTGGACATCAGAAGTTACTGCGATTCTTCAACTTTTGTACCAAAAACATTACTCAGATATGTTGGCCAACAGACATGAAGTTCATTGGTATAGTACGTTGTCAGGTTTACACAATAAAGCCTTGTTTTATGTATTCAAAAGATCCAGACTATAAGAAGTTTCTGGAGAATTACAACGGAGATGAGGAGAAGTTAACATCTACTCCTGAAACGCTACTGGAAGAACTGGAGGCCAGGACAAAAGAATTAGTAGGTCTGTAAATCTGGAATTTCTTGGTggaaagttttacattttagaaATTAATTTGCTATCAACCAGTGTCAGGTCAATGTTTATGTAAAGGGAatcaaatgcattgtttttttttttttttttttttatcctttctTTCAGCCAAAAAAACGACTCCTCTTTTGgacttcttaaaaaataaacaggtaAATGTTTGGTATTTTTGCTATAGTGTTTCTATTTGTGCTATAGTATATAATCAGTTGTGTGTCAACCTGTATTGTGTATGTGGCTTTTCCAGCCTTCGTATGTTTGAAAATAATTGTCATGCCACAGAGAATCAGGGAGGAGAAGCGAGAGGAGAGGCGGAGGAGAGAGCTGGAGCGCAAGCGTCTACGCGACGAAGAACGTCGAAAATGGCGAGAAGAGGACAGGAGGAAACGCaaagaagtggagaaacacaggaGAGGAGACAAGAACCACGACAAGGACAGGGACAAGTCAAAGGAGGAGCCAAAGATTAAGGTAACAGAGGAGATCATGAGTGGAATAGATTGACATTGACATCTGTGCAGTGTTAAGTATGTTCTGTATATGttttatctgtttgtttttttagctCTTGAGGAAGCCAGAAAAGGGGGATGATGTTGACCCTGATAAGCCCAAAGAAAAGGTGAAGAAAGCAGAGAAGGAGAAGATTAAAGAGGAGAGGGCTTTCACGGGGGGCGAACTAAAGAAACGTCCTAACAGTGGGATCCACGAGGACAGGAAGAAGTGAGTACTGGCAAGAATTTGGAGAAGTTCAGTAGtataaattcattatttatttatagattcaTATACCTCTAGGTGAGTATGGTATTGAAATATTTTATCCTGGAATATTTATGTTTACTTCTGTAGTCTGTTCACCCTAATCCCAGCTGTGAGATTTAGAGAGGGGTCATGTGTCTCTGTGATCCCCAGTGGCCTCTACATGTGGGTCTCTCACACTGGACAATTTGCGATTTGCAGGGTAGATGAGGATGGCCGTAAGGACTACAGAGAGCGGGATGTGGACCGGGACCGTGACCGAGACCGAGACAGGCGACAGAAAGAGAAGGAGCGCATAAGACGGCAGGATGAGGAGCGGCGGAGGAGGAGGGATCGCCACGAAGTGGAGAACACATACCGCCGACGAGACGAGGACGGCAAGAAGGAAAAGGATCACACCTGGGAGAAGAAGAAGAGTGAGAACGCTGCGGATTCTACTGTGAATAGTGACAAGCCCGAAAGAGCCACCAAAGATGACAAGAAAGATGAGCCCACAAAGAGGGACCGCCTGAGGAACAAGGTGTGTACATGCCAAACGGTTCATAGCTGAAGCCTCCGTTGGAACAAATTGATGATTAGTCTTGGCCTGAACAATGTAGTTAATAAATTATTCAACATAGGTTTTGCTTTGGGTTAATCTGTATTCCTTGATATGCTGGCAGCTCAGTTTGTTGCTTTCTTGTCTTCATTCTTCTATGATGTGGTTATATCTTACAATTCTTTGCATTAAGCTTATGATTCTTCCCTTGTTTGTACCATAAAGCCAAACTACAGTGTGTAGCACAGTGTCATGTTTTAACTGTTCTTTTACATATCTATGCCTTGGCTGAAGGTGTAGGCCAGACcattgcattaaaaaacaacCTCTTTCTCTAGGTGTTTCTCCCTCCTTGACTCTGTTTTTTATGGTACAGGATCGGCCAGCCATACAGCTGTACCAGCCTGGGGCCAGGAGTCGTATCCGGACAACAGACCCACCGACCGGAGAGAGGAAGGCTGAGAGCGAGACCAAGAGTGCCCAAGAGAAAGGAGAGGAGTGAGAAGatgatggaggaggaggaggaggcagaggagggagagatgggAGGGGGGTTTGCTCTGACCAGGGCAGTTTATCAGTGGACCTCGGTTCACAGCACTGCCTGAACAGGCCCGCTCCTCACCTCCCGTCACCGAGCAAAGACCGACCGTGTTGCTTTTCAGTTCAGTTGCCTTCTAGTGCCTGAGGGAGCCCCCATTAGTCCTGTTTGAGAAACAAGCGAGGCTTCACTCTGAATGTTAAGAGCTCGGCTGGGGGCGCCATATGAAAAGCCAAAGCATGCAGGACCAAGTGAACCTAAAGTGACCTTAAGAGGCACAGAGCCAATGATGCTGTACCACAGAACAGCATGGCAGTTCATACACTGTACTGAGAAGGCAGTTCAGACATATACACTCTCCTCTGAGGAGATGCACAGAAAATGTTCAGCatttaacaaaataagaaaCCTGCTTTCAATATCCTTGACTTTCCTATCTGGGCTTGTGTTCCTGACTCAACTCCCCTGACCCCCATACTATAATTTCGAGTAATGTTTCTCATTATTAAAAGGATTCCAAAGCATGAATGTTATCTGTTTCGCTTCTcagtttactttttatttgaaattactttgatgttaaaaattaaacatgcataattcagtttattttttggttttctgTGGATTTATTCGGGATGAGTGACCACGCTTCTGAGATTGGACTGCTCATATTCAGTCACCTCCTCATACAGCTGTCCCTCAAGATTATCCATGGCTGGTTCGGCTCTCTTCCCCCCAGTGGCCTTGCACATTTGCGCATGTGAGATGTGTTCTTCATCTGAATGTTAtcatcattaaataaaattgctCTATGGAGAAAATTCAGTGTTTATTGGCACATTGCTTCAcatttcctcttttgttttgaaatgttgcCTACACTTAGTtccatttcttatatgcacttTTCATTCTCTTGAAAATGCATATACTTCTATATTTTCAAGGTAGAAAATAAtctataattaattttaatttgcagtctttttattttagtattcaATCCTTTTACAGATAAATTCAGTTAACCTGTGtatttacaataatacaaatctatgtaaaaatgataATTTATCATAAGATTCTGCCCAGATTTGTACTTGGGAGGCTTTCTGTTGTAATAAACATTAGGAACCTGTTTCAGACATATGACACAAAACATTAGGGAACACTAACCACCAAACTAGTTGAGGAATGATCAGAGTCACAATTTAATTAgactatttaaatataattaatgtttCTCATTACAGTAATTAAGGTTtttatgttctaaattagttttTAAGTGAATATATGAATTCCAAAGGCTTACTGATATGGAGTTTCTCCTTCACTGTCACTGtgcaattacatttattttatttaaggagagtaacacttttgttttttaattgcattttgctACATCCTGTGGCAATCCTCAGCccattttcttattatttaagAATCATCCAAAATGATCTGAAGAGTTATGATCATTTTTAAAGTATACTGGGTGATTGTATGAGCATACAGTGCACTTTGTATACAGGATACTATCATATTGGACTAAGGTTTATATTCTGACAATTGAATGATACATAAGTAATATACTGTGTTGATTATTATATAGCTGAACGTATGAAATACACTTTCGTAGAGATTGACCAAATATACATTTATCCATACACTACaaggattttaaattaattatcctGTTTTTTTCACTGTAATCTGTATTCTCAAACTGCTTTACATTGACTCATCTCATGTGGTTTGTAATGTTTAAGTGGATCCGCTGGAGGGCGCTGAGCTGGAAGCCCCTCCTCCAGCCAAAGCCAGCCTGTAACCTTTGCCCTTTCCCAGAGTTCCCTCTCTTTCTGAACCGCCATTGTGGTGATAGGGTTGTGGATTCACAATGGTAAGAAAATATCATTAAACATCCCTTTTAATGCGAGCATAAAATAGCCCATCGACCgtgtaaacataaaatacaagcaTTTACCTTTCCGGTGATGCTTATATTGTAGtagaaattgaaaataaaagctAGGAGGGTGGATGTTACCGGTGTAGTGACTCCCTGCTTTTAGCTATGGTAGTTTTAAAGGCGATTTCATTACGCCTTTATTTTGAGGAAATACAACATTACATTGTAACATTTGATTTCGCATTATAGCAATGTCGTGGTGTTGAAGTTTGGGGAAATAAACCTGGTAAGCACGTAATGCATTTTCCTGGGTGTAATTTTGAGTTTTATACCGATTTAAGTGTAGACTGATACTCGTGTAAATGAAATCGTCTGCTGTTAAAAGAGTTTGATTTTAAAACGGACAGTGGATCTGCAGTCCCGCAGAGCAGGGCGCACATGTAGCGGGTTTCTCATGGGTTGAGTACCGAGATGCACGTCGCCTATATTTCAGTAAGAGGTCATTTTGCGAGCGGTTCACTTCCGCAGTTATGTCGCCAATGCGTCTTACACAAACGATGCTTTGAGACGTATGTATTTGAATGCAAAATTATAGATATTCTGTTGCGAGAGTGAGTGCAAACGCATACATACTAGAACCGTATACGTTGTGTTGACCTGAGGGCCTGAATTGGCGCTTCCTACTCGGCTGGGTTGGTTAACGGTGGCCCCCTGtctgtgttgcagtcatcacaCAAGACCTTCAGGATCAAGCGCTTCCTCGCTAAGAAGCAGAAGCAGAACAGGCCCATCCCGCAGTGGATCCGCATGAAGACTGGCAACAAGATCAGGTAAGCCTCGGACCAGTTGATGTCTTAGTCCTGTCAATAGATGTAGTAAAGCACCTTGGTATTCCAGTGACTGCAGCGTGTATCACGATGTACAGATGTGAAAAAATGTGTTGGAAGGAACAGGGGAAACTTAATGCCCACAGTGTGGCAGTTTGGCTGTTCTTTTCCCACTAGGCTCTTTTTAAAGCAGGCTGCAATTACAGTGCTTCATTCTGTGGGAGTACTGCCATTAACCTGCTGAGATTGAGGCTCTGCTGTGATGTCCTATGGCTCCACCATTTCTCCGGTGGTGGAGTTTCTTTGTGGCAGATACATGGCCTAGTACTGTGTGAAGTGGTTCTTTTTGAAGGAGAAATGTTCTGATTTCAATATTTGGTATCCAAAGCAACAGGCTTCAGTCATTAAATGGCACATTGTCCTACTCTCAGAAAGGAGCAGAATTGAGACTGTGCTGTTTTCACTCCTGCTTTTCAAGTTTATTGTTAATTAGTTTGAGATGGATCTCTGCAGGACTGTGAATGAGTAGTGCCACTCTTACGGACACATCAAGCTTatggtttgttttgctttttggatTGTGTGTGGACCACAGCAGTAAAACTGTTTAAATATTGTGAAAATAGGTTGCTTTGAGCAGGCTTCCAGTGAGAAGAGTGAGATTTTAAAGCAGTTTTTCCTTTTGCCAAGGTACAACTCCAAGAGGAGACACTGGAGGAGAACCAAGCTGGGCTTGTAAACTCGGCAGTTTGCTTCTTCACATCAGCCACCACAGTTCTTCTCTACGCAGACTCCTGGGAATCCCCAAGAACACATGCCATCTCCAGTGGAACACATCTAATTGTACAGATACTTTGCATATTTTCATATGTGTGCAATAAAAATGAGACCCggtgaagaaacaaaaatgtgtaGTTTGTTTTGCAGTGCTTTGGAATAACTGGTTTTCATTTTCAGGTTTTAAAGGCACTCTACAAGGTGGAGCAGCTGTTGCATGCAAGATTATAAATTAAGCTTTGTAATCTGATGAAAGCATGATGTactctgctttattttttaccGTACATTTTTATTGTACTGTTGCCAAATGGATTTCAAAATTCTTAAAGGTTCATCTTGTCATTTTTAGAAATTGAAAATAGTGTTCCTGATGTTCAGATAATACATTACTAGAAATGTTCCAAGTTAAATTCCATGTGGTTTCAGTATTGATTTGAACAAATGGGCAAATGCTCTCAGACTGGCATGGAGAATGGCAGTGGCAATCTTCAGTGTTCTCTAGAAAGGCTTAAAGAATGAGATCAGCAATGATTTTAAGCACCCCTTCACAAACCATGAACTGAAACTGGGATTTAGGGTAAGTGGGTGTGAAAATGCATCCATCCCTTaacctttttagtttttatcaTACTTGGGAGGTTTGAGCTTTTAAGAACAGTCTGGGAGAGAGAAACATTTGGAAGGAGTGGTATTGGCTTAGTAGGCCTCAGAAATGTAAGACAAACTTGCACTTGTACACTCTAACCATCTTTGTACAAACAGTCTTTCTTTCAGGTAAGGGTTGCTTTTCTTCTGATAACAGAATTGGTTAGAGATTTGTATGGGCCAAGTTGGAAATTTtggttttaactttgcctttaAAATGGGGAATGTAAGTTAGAAATCATTTGAAAGGTTAGGTTGAAATCTAATTTATGCTCTGCAATGTGGCATCACAATTCGATTCATAAGTGTTAGGCTTATTTATCTAATTGACAATTTGTAAATTTAAGTAGTTTACTgtagaagaaaaggaaaatatgaaGTGATTAAGTAATGATTCTAATAGGGACTATATATAGA is a genomic window of Amia ocellicauda isolate fAmiCal2 chromosome 10, fAmiCal2.hap1, whole genome shotgun sequence containing:
- the upf3b gene encoding regulator of nonsense transcripts 3B; this encodes MKEDKENARPKEKKVDIRCEDNEKPDKATKERREAMTKIVIRRLPPSLTKEQLEEQLQPLPEVDYLEFFANDTSLYPHLFSRAYINFKNQEDIVLFRDRFDGYVFIDNRGQEYPAIVEFAPFQKIAKKKSKKKDAKAGTIEEDPDYKKFLENYNGDEEKLTSTPETLLEELEARTKELVAKKTTPLLDFLKNKQRIREEKREERRRRELERKRLRDEERRKWREEDRRKRKEVEKHRRGDKNHDKDRDKSKEEPKIKLLRKPEKGDDVDPDKPKEKVKKAEKEKIKEERAFTGGELKKRPNSGIHEDRKKVDEDGRKDYRERDVDRDRDRDRDRRQKEKERIRRQDEERRRRRDRHEVENTYRRRDEDGKKEKDHTWEKKKSENAADSTVNSDKPERATKDDKKDEPTKRDRLRNKDRPAIQLYQPGARSRIRTTDPPTGERKAESETKSAQEKGEE
- the rpl39 gene encoding large ribosomal subunit protein eL39, producing MSSHKTFRIKRFLAKKQKQNRPIPQWIRMKTGNKIRYNSKRRHWRRTKLGL